Proteins encoded together in one Pseudomonas arsenicoxydans window:
- a CDS encoding DegT/DnrJ/EryC1/StrS family aminotransferase, producing the protein MTTIPFLDLASVNRTLRSELIEATTRVIDSGWYIGGQELEKFEADFASYCEVKHCIGVANGLDALILTLRAWKELGKLKDGDEVIVPANTYIASVLAITENNLTPVFVEPDSKTFNLCPENVRASLTDKTRVLMCVHLYGQLADMPNLMTIAKEHDLLVLEDSAQSHGASIDGKRAGNWGDASGFSFYPGKNLGALGDAGAITTNDSELNNTLRAIRNYGSHEKYKSLYQGVNSRLDEIQAAMLSVKLKYLDQTVAHRREIASIYTKGIDNNFIVLPVSKDSDVINMHQHVWHLYVVRTEHREQLQAHLSKLGIQTLIHYPIPPHKQQAYSQFSTLDLPITEQIHNEVLSLPMGPTLSLEQAEEVVRACNSFKLAN; encoded by the coding sequence ATGACAACTATTCCATTTCTTGATTTGGCTTCTGTAAACAGGACGTTACGTAGTGAATTGATTGAAGCTACGACTCGGGTAATTGATTCCGGGTGGTACATCGGCGGGCAAGAACTGGAAAAGTTTGAGGCTGACTTCGCTAGTTACTGCGAGGTTAAGCATTGCATTGGTGTTGCTAACGGGCTCGATGCCCTTATCCTGACGTTGCGCGCGTGGAAAGAACTCGGCAAGTTGAAGGATGGTGACGAAGTTATCGTGCCAGCAAATACATACATCGCCAGTGTGTTAGCTATTACCGAAAATAATCTCACGCCTGTGTTTGTAGAGCCGGACAGTAAGACGTTCAACCTTTGCCCTGAAAATGTTAGGGCGTCGCTGACCGACAAAACGCGCGTGCTCATGTGCGTTCACTTGTATGGTCAACTCGCAGATATGCCGAATCTGATGACTATTGCGAAGGAACATGATCTGCTGGTGCTGGAAGACTCCGCCCAATCCCATGGCGCCAGTATCGATGGCAAACGCGCCGGTAACTGGGGTGATGCCTCAGGGTTCAGTTTCTACCCTGGCAAGAACCTCGGCGCATTGGGTGACGCAGGGGCTATCACTACTAATGATTCTGAATTAAATAATACCCTTCGCGCTATTCGTAACTATGGCTCACATGAGAAATATAAAAGTTTGTATCAGGGTGTCAACAGTCGACTGGACGAAATCCAGGCAGCAATGCTCAGCGTTAAGTTGAAATACCTTGATCAGACCGTTGCCCATCGTAGAGAAATTGCGAGTATCTATACGAAAGGCATTGATAATAACTTTATCGTCCTGCCGGTCAGCAAAGATTCAGACGTGATTAATATGCATCAACATGTCTGGCATTTGTATGTTGTGAGAACCGAACATCGCGAACAGCTACAAGCTCACCTGTCGAAACTTGGGATTCAAACGCTGATTCACTACCCTATTCCGCCACATAAACAGCAAGCCTATTCGCAGTTTAGCACATTGGATTTACCTATTACTGAACAAATTCACAATGAGGTTCTTAGCTTGCCAATGGGGCCAACCCTGAGCCTAGAGCAAGCTGAGGAAGTAGTTCGCGCGTGTAATTCATTTAAGTTGGCCAACTAA
- a CDS encoding glycosyltransferase family 61 protein — MDELSNDELKKQLALLETKVERHEEQLRSLSILLNAQGRIFEVSRWTPASRGSDTKVEAVETTVERLDFNPEKPHNRVERLRNTAVGKFYLKHLKQNVFVRWVVLWIWRNGYPIYANVRAHMSGSKNQRWRELTSHKNYVASHDLSPLVLVTAERVETPAPRVLPAEDQDYLVSPHTSYVYPAIYVFSVDNAIVYGGSNFVLVDNKILHHDLYDFNRDYTSEELHGRLVFDRALSRGRWLSHDAAPEVIEVAASFLDSCASNYAHWMTEVLPRVAVFCANEAYKDVPILINDGLHRNLMESLRVITGSERKILAIPTGKAVAVVQLYVTSVAGYVPFERRNTALEGHSHGQFSPSAFDLLKSSAESQAGESDGNWPEKIILRRRTGARLVSNFVDLESALVPKGFKVVEAESLTFIEQVALFSRAKIIIGSSGAALASLVFAPKDAKIFILISKFPDTSYWYWQNMACSSGKQINYVLGAADSTGKGIHADFSIDLKDFLGVLETDANV, encoded by the coding sequence GGACGCCAGCATCTAGAGGATCAGATACAAAAGTTGAGGCGGTTGAAACGACAGTTGAAAGGCTCGATTTCAATCCGGAGAAACCTCATAACAGGGTTGAACGATTAAGAAACACGGCAGTCGGCAAGTTTTATTTAAAGCATCTTAAACAGAATGTTTTTGTTCGTTGGGTTGTGCTGTGGATTTGGCGGAACGGATACCCAATTTATGCGAATGTTCGCGCGCATATGTCAGGTAGCAAAAATCAGAGATGGCGAGAACTCACCAGTCATAAAAATTATGTAGCATCGCATGATTTGAGTCCACTGGTGCTTGTGACGGCGGAGCGAGTCGAAACACCTGCGCCACGAGTTCTTCCCGCGGAAGATCAAGACTATTTAGTCTCGCCGCATACGTCGTATGTATATCCGGCAATTTATGTTTTTTCCGTTGATAATGCAATTGTATACGGCGGGTCAAACTTCGTATTGGTCGACAATAAAATACTGCATCACGATCTTTATGATTTTAATCGAGATTATACCAGTGAAGAACTGCACGGCCGGTTGGTTTTCGATCGCGCGCTCAGCAGAGGACGTTGGTTATCACACGATGCAGCACCGGAAGTCATCGAGGTGGCTGCTTCATTTCTTGATTCCTGTGCATCCAACTACGCGCACTGGATGACTGAAGTATTACCTCGCGTCGCTGTTTTTTGTGCGAATGAGGCTTATAAGGATGTTCCGATTCTTATAAATGATGGGTTGCATCGGAACTTGATGGAGTCGCTACGAGTTATCACAGGGAGCGAGCGTAAAATTCTGGCAATACCAACAGGTAAAGCTGTTGCTGTCGTCCAGTTGTACGTCACATCGGTAGCAGGTTATGTGCCATTCGAGCGCCGTAATACAGCGTTGGAGGGGCATTCGCATGGTCAGTTTAGCCCTTCTGCATTTGATCTGCTCAAATCGAGTGCTGAAAGTCAGGCTGGTGAGTCGGATGGCAACTGGCCAGAAAAAATTATTCTCAGGAGAAGAACAGGAGCCCGGCTGGTCAGCAATTTTGTGGATCTGGAGTCGGCGCTTGTTCCCAAAGGGTTTAAAGTTGTAGAAGCGGAAAGCCTTACGTTTATTGAGCAAGTCGCTCTATTTAGCCGTGCTAAAATAATTATTGGATCGTCGGGGGCGGCGTTGGCAAGCCTGGTGTTCGCTCCAAAAGACGCAAAAATATTCATTCTGATAAGCAAGTTTCCTGACACCAGTTACTGGTATTGGCAAAATATGGCATGCTCCTCCGGGAAGCAAATAAATTATGTATTGGGAGCGGCAGATTCCACTGGAAAGGGTATCCATGCCGATTTCAGTATTGATTTGAAAGACTTTTTAGGTGTGCTTGAAACTGATGCGAATGTGTGA
- a CDS encoding NAD-dependent epimerase/dehydratase family protein: MNILMTGATGFVGSALLRKICDVSNDNIIALSRRTIEDAPANVKVVISDDFSVPESDLPLLKDIDVVVHCGARAHQMHDDPNTCLEEYRRVNVFETMKLAKQAVDANVKRFIYISSIKVNGELTEKGREFSAEDTPEPVDPYGISKMEAERELQSLVAGTHMELVIIRPVLVYGPGVKANFLTLIRLINRRIPLPFARVRNKRSFIYLGNLVEFIKLCMVHPAAASNVFLISDGEDLSTPGLVSKISVALGRSTVLIPVPVRFMSFCAMVLGRSVITTRLFSSLQVDVSKNSRLLNWKPPYSVDQGIENTVKAFIENGRA; the protein is encoded by the coding sequence GTGAATATATTAATGACAGGTGCAACAGGTTTTGTCGGCAGCGCGCTGCTGCGTAAAATTTGCGATGTGTCCAACGACAACATCATCGCGCTGTCACGGCGAACTATTGAAGATGCGCCCGCTAATGTGAAGGTAGTGATTTCAGATGATTTTTCCGTTCCCGAATCGGACCTGCCGTTATTGAAAGATATTGACGTGGTTGTGCATTGTGGAGCCCGTGCTCATCAAATGCACGATGATCCTAATACGTGCTTAGAAGAATATCGTCGCGTTAACGTGTTCGAAACCATGAAGTTGGCAAAACAGGCGGTTGACGCCAATGTTAAACGATTCATATATATCAGTTCTATCAAGGTTAATGGGGAGTTGACTGAGAAGGGCAGGGAGTTTAGCGCAGAAGATACCCCTGAACCTGTTGATCCTTATGGTATTTCCAAAATGGAGGCAGAGCGTGAGTTGCAAAGTCTCGTGGCTGGCACTCATATGGAATTGGTGATAATAAGACCCGTATTGGTTTATGGTCCCGGTGTAAAGGCTAATTTTCTAACGCTTATAAGATTGATTAACCGGAGGATTCCGCTACCTTTTGCTAGAGTCCGAAACAAACGTAGCTTTATTTATCTGGGTAATCTGGTCGAATTTATCAAGTTGTGTATGGTGCACCCTGCTGCCGCCAGCAACGTATTTTTAATAAGCGACGGAGAGGACCTTTCTACGCCAGGCCTGGTTTCAAAGATATCAGTAGCTTTAGGTCGATCAACCGTTTTGATACCTGTACCCGTACGATTTATGAGTTTTTGTGCAATGGTTTTGGGCCGAAGTGTTATCACAACTCGGTTGTTTTCATCCTTGCAAGTTGATGTCAGTAAAAATTCCAGGCTATTAAATTGGAAACCACCTTATAGCGTGGATCAGGGCATAGAAAATACTGTTAAAGCTTTTATTGAGAATGGCAGAGCATGA
- a CDS encoding glycosyltransferase: protein MKRKKICIVSTVPVVLNVFMHSHILKLSEYFDVTLVTSGTGDSVEKLLSAHVNFVRLDIERKISIGKDIRALISLSKHLRMTKYDCVFSLMPKSGLIGMLAGFIARTPVRLHIFTGQVWATKSGLFRVLLSTLDRLLALCSTHLLADSHSQKRFLEVHRVAPVGKIKVLGNGSISGVDTNRFSANTLFRCEIRERLGIKESDVVFLFLGRASRAKGVIDLARTFSKLSAQFEDVHLLLVGPDDDGVDEELSSILLGKERRYHRIGFTDIPEVWMAAADVFCLPSYREGFGTAVVEAASVGLPAIVSKIYGLTDAVDEGKTGVFHPSGDIDEIFNCMKKLYEDPLFRNRLAEQAHQRAVNFFSQDYVTTEMSFYLKSILK from the coding sequence ATGAAAAGAAAAAAGATTTGTATCGTTTCGACTGTGCCTGTTGTCCTGAATGTTTTTATGCATTCTCATATTTTAAAACTTTCAGAGTATTTTGATGTCACGCTAGTTACATCTGGCACTGGAGACAGTGTTGAAAAATTGCTTTCCGCACATGTTAATTTTGTGCGTTTGGATATCGAAAGGAAAATATCCATTGGAAAGGATATTCGAGCGCTTATTTCATTATCAAAACATTTACGAATGACCAAGTATGATTGTGTATTTTCCCTTATGCCGAAATCGGGATTGATCGGAATGCTGGCGGGGTTTATAGCAAGAACACCTGTGAGGCTGCACATTTTTACTGGACAAGTTTGGGCGACTAAATCCGGGCTGTTCCGTGTTCTTCTATCCACGCTGGATAGGCTTTTGGCGTTGTGCTCGACTCATCTCTTGGCGGATAGCCACTCACAAAAACGTTTCCTGGAAGTTCATAGAGTTGCTCCTGTAGGCAAGATTAAAGTATTGGGTAATGGCTCGATCAGCGGTGTCGATACCAATAGGTTTTCTGCCAATACATTATTTAGATGCGAGATAAGGGAAAGGTTAGGAATTAAGGAATCCGATGTTGTTTTCCTTTTCCTAGGACGTGCTTCGCGTGCAAAGGGGGTTATTGATCTGGCACGCACCTTCAGCAAACTGTCAGCGCAATTTGAAGATGTACACCTGCTTTTGGTGGGGCCCGACGACGACGGTGTTGATGAGGAATTAAGCTCTATCCTTCTGGGTAAAGAAAGGCGCTACCATCGGATTGGATTTACGGACATCCCGGAAGTATGGATGGCTGCTGCTGATGTTTTTTGTCTACCCAGCTATCGGGAGGGTTTTGGAACGGCGGTCGTGGAAGCGGCTAGTGTCGGATTACCTGCGATAGTCTCAAAAATCTATGGACTCACTGATGCGGTTGATGAAGGTAAAACCGGCGTTTTTCACCCGTCAGGCGACATAGATGAAATATTTAACTGTATGAAAAAGCTCTACGAGGATCCGTTATTCAGAAACCGGCTGGCAGAGCAGGCTCATCAGCGTGCGGTGAATTTTTTTTCGCAAGACTATGTAACTACTGAAATGTCTTTTTATTTGAAATCTATTTTGAAGTGA
- a CDS encoding NAD-dependent epimerase/dehydratase family protein, with translation MKFFVTGGSGFIGRALCRALVARGDEVVVLSRKVELLIPNVEVIHGDVSDWEGELSPRLHDVDVVINCMGEVGAETKMYELHVNGTRKLINSFLRHSKNTKRSIHFVQLSSVGAYGMASRSHGRKITVNEQSVPYPVGQYEVSKTIADEIVVTACTADPALSFTILRPTNVVGQGMANRSFHQLANMVRRRVFFYIGDSATVVNYVHVEDVVRALVLCATDERAKNKTYIVSSDGMLRDVIVAMAKYYDVRSPCLIVPLWLARLLVGFFSVIPKFPLTTRRIDALVSKVNYSSELIKAELGFSANFYIPDFVPSILEEQN, from the coding sequence ATGAAGTTTTTTGTTACGGGAGGCAGCGGCTTCATCGGCAGAGCATTGTGCCGCGCTCTTGTAGCTCGCGGAGACGAAGTAGTTGTTTTAAGCCGAAAGGTTGAGCTACTAATTCCGAACGTTGAGGTGATCCACGGTGATGTTTCTGATTGGGAGGGCGAGCTATCTCCCCGGCTCCATGATGTTGATGTGGTTATTAACTGCATGGGAGAGGTCGGAGCAGAAACAAAGATGTACGAGTTACATGTCAACGGCACTAGAAAGCTGATCAACAGCTTTTTGCGTCATTCAAAGAATACAAAAAGATCGATTCACTTTGTGCAGCTTAGCAGTGTCGGTGCTTATGGAATGGCCTCGAGATCCCACGGGCGTAAAATAACGGTTAATGAACAGTCCGTTCCTTATCCTGTAGGCCAGTACGAGGTCTCCAAGACTATCGCAGATGAAATAGTTGTTACCGCCTGCACAGCAGATCCCGCTTTGAGTTTTACTATTCTCCGTCCCACAAATGTTGTCGGGCAGGGTATGGCTAACAGGTCATTTCACCAACTGGCCAACATGGTGCGCAGACGCGTATTTTTTTATATCGGTGACTCAGCTACTGTCGTGAACTATGTACATGTAGAAGATGTTGTTCGAGCACTTGTGCTTTGTGCGACAGACGAGCGCGCTAAAAACAAGACATACATTGTGTCAAGCGACGGCATGTTGCGTGATGTTATTGTTGCGATGGCCAAGTATTACGATGTTCGATCCCCTTGTCTAATAGTCCCCTTGTGGTTAGCTCGGTTATTGGTTGGCTTTTTTTCGGTAATACCGAAGTTTCCGCTAACTACTCGGAGAATTGACGCTTTGGTTTCGAAAGTTAACTATTCGAGTGAATTAATAAAGGCGGAACTAGGGTTTTCTGCCAATTTTTATATTCCAGATTTTGTTCCTTCCATTTTGGAGGAGCAAAACTGA
- a CDS encoding GNAT family N-acetyltransferase, protein MNLEHSTIGLRLVEVTDAEFILSLRLDDRYNKFLSGVSPDLESQKAWIAKYKADEADKKQFYFIIQRLDGTPCGTVRIYDIRSDSFCWGSWILNENKTRFSAIESAFLVYKFGFEQLGFKKSHFDVMKGNDKVISFHKKMGAVQVGEDDANYYYEITNDAVKHSEQKLSVIFK, encoded by the coding sequence GTGAATTTAGAGCATTCCACAATAGGCCTCAGGTTGGTTGAGGTGACGGACGCGGAGTTCATCCTGAGTCTGCGTTTGGATGATAGATATAATAAGTTTTTGTCAGGGGTTTCTCCAGATCTCGAATCGCAAAAAGCCTGGATTGCAAAGTATAAAGCTGATGAAGCTGACAAAAAGCAGTTTTATTTTATTATACAGAGGCTTGACGGCACACCATGCGGAACCGTTCGAATCTACGATATTCGCTCTGATTCGTTCTGTTGGGGGAGCTGGATTCTCAATGAAAATAAAACACGCTTTTCGGCAATCGAAAGTGCGTTTTTAGTCTACAAATTCGGTTTCGAGCAGCTAGGATTCAAGAAAAGCCATTTCGATGTAATGAAAGGTAACGACAAAGTCATATCCTTTCATAAAAAAATGGGCGCTGTTCAAGTTGGTGAAGATGACGCCAACTATTATTATGAAATTACAAATGATGCAGTTAAGCATTCAGAGCAGAAACTTTCGGTGATTTTTAAATGA
- a CDS encoding sugar 3,4-ketoisomerase, whose amino-acid sequence MNLDKCEILTLPRINDPRGNLTYVEAGRHIPFDIKRVYYLYDVPGGAERGGHAHKALHQLIIAMSGSFDIHIDDGFGKKTIHMNRSYSGLYICPMIWREIDNFSSGAVCMVLASDFYDEEDYYRNYEKFLADANPGLGIS is encoded by the coding sequence ATGAATTTGGACAAGTGTGAAATATTAACCTTGCCGAGAATCAATGACCCTCGTGGGAATCTCACTTATGTCGAGGCGGGTCGCCATATTCCGTTTGATATAAAGAGGGTTTACTACCTTTATGATGTTCCAGGTGGAGCAGAGAGAGGTGGACACGCTCACAAAGCGTTGCATCAGTTGATTATCGCCATGTCAGGCTCTTTTGATATCCATATTGATGATGGGTTCGGCAAGAAAACGATTCATATGAATCGCAGTTACTCTGGCCTATATATCTGTCCGATGATCTGGCGAGAAATTGATAACTTTTCTTCAGGTGCGGTATGTATGGTTTTAGCGTCAGACTTTTATGATGAAGAAGACTATTACCGAAATTATGAAAAGTTTCTAGCTGACGCTAATCCAGGTCTCGGCATTAGTTAA
- a CDS encoding glycosyltransferase produces the protein MYSSSVGPLVSVCIPVFNHSDFVAECIESVIAQSYPNIELIIIDDGSTDSSYAIVEHYIDACKSRFRRFKVISRPNIGVSETLNEGLRWAEGKYFCGLASDDVIFPNKTSVLVDYLESSPDTVAAFGSVYLIDEDSKKIGQRTASATYNFKDIFLLRAELPAPAALIRRSELDSVGGFDKNTKVEDWDMWLKLSIGRHTAIAVVSDVLAGYRVHSSNTWKQLDAMHAAKVKIIEQYSEHEYYAQARAVVECARFRDLSITRKKESLKVFFSIARVPRVYKELRFYQGLCYLFFRW, from the coding sequence ATGTACTCCAGCAGTGTCGGGCCGCTTGTTAGCGTTTGCATTCCTGTTTTTAATCACTCGGATTTTGTGGCGGAGTGCATCGAAAGTGTGATTGCACAGTCCTATCCGAATATTGAACTAATTATTATAGATGATGGCTCAACTGATTCGTCCTATGCGATAGTTGAACACTATATCGACGCTTGTAAATCACGTTTTCGACGATTCAAAGTTATCTCTCGTCCTAATATCGGGGTGTCCGAGACGCTGAATGAGGGCTTACGATGGGCCGAGGGCAAGTACTTTTGTGGCTTGGCCTCTGATGATGTGATTTTCCCCAATAAGACCAGCGTCCTGGTTGATTATCTGGAAAGTAGTCCTGATACGGTTGCTGCCTTTGGTTCTGTTTATCTAATAGATGAGGACTCAAAAAAAATAGGTCAGCGGACGGCCAGTGCAACCTATAATTTCAAAGACATTTTTCTGCTTCGCGCCGAGCTTCCGGCTCCCGCCGCGTTAATTAGACGCAGTGAATTGGATAGTGTCGGCGGATTCGACAAGAACACCAAAGTCGAAGATTGGGACATGTGGTTAAAGCTTTCGATAGGCAGGCACACCGCTATTGCAGTAGTGTCTGATGTGTTGGCGGGTTACCGCGTCCATTCGTCCAATACGTGGAAGCAGCTTGATGCCATGCATGCAGCCAAAGTAAAGATTATTGAGCAGTATTCAGAACATGAATATTATGCTCAAGCGCGCGCTGTTGTTGAGTGTGCGCGATTCAGGGATTTATCAATTACTCGAAAAAAAGAGTCATTGAAGGTTTTTTTTAGTATTGCAAGAGTTCCTCGGGTTTATAAGGAGCTGCGTTTTTATCAAGGTTTATGTTATCTTTTTTTTCGTTGGTAG